The Acomys russatus chromosome 1, mAcoRus1.1, whole genome shotgun sequence genome has a window encoding:
- the LOC127187785 gene encoding LOW QUALITY PROTEIN: protein Abitram-like (The sequence of the model RefSeq protein was modified relative to this genomic sequence to represent the inferred CDS: inserted 1 base in 1 codon) has product MEELGCHEVRLAEAEIVIATEPAAPSLVDRYSTRWCKADVKGKPCEDHCVLQHSNRICVITLAGSHPVLQSGKTVKSISYQIRTNCSRLQNKVAGKFKRGAQFLTELAPVCKIYCSDGEEYTVSSCVRGRLMEVNENILHQSSLLQEKPATEGYIAVVLPKFEENKSVTEGLLTQPQYEEVVXKRNNATTTTSRA; this is encoded by the exons ATGGAAGAGCTAGGGTGCCACGAAGTCAGACTGGCGGAGGCAGAGATAGTCATAGCTACCGAACCCGCGGCGCCATCCCTTGTGGATCGATACTCTACTCGCTGGTGTAAGGCGGATGTTAAAGGAAAACCCTGTGAGGACCACTGCGTACTTCAGCACTCCAACCGAATATGTGTTATCACACTGGCAGGCTCTCATCCCGTTCTTCAAAGTGGCAAAACTGTTAAAAGTATTTCCTATCAGATCCGTACCAACTGTAGCAGACTTCAGAACAAAGTAGCTGGGAAATTTAAACGGGGGGCACAGTTTTTAACAGAGCTCGCACCTGTGTGTAAGATTTACTGCTCCGATGGAGAAGAATATACCGTATCTAGCTGTGTTAGAGGTCGGTTGATGGAagttaatgaaaatattcttCACCAGTCATCTCTTCTTCAAGAAAAGCCAGCCACTGAAGGCTACATTGCAGTAGTATTAcccaaatttgaagaaaataaaagcgtAACAGAAGGCTTACTGACACAGCCTCAGTATGAAGAGGTCG GTAAACGCAATAATGCCACAACAACCACATCAAGAGCCTAA